In Helianthus annuus cultivar XRQ/B chromosome 8, HanXRQr2.0-SUNRISE, whole genome shotgun sequence, a single genomic region encodes these proteins:
- the LOC110869631 gene encoding mechanosensitive ion channel protein 6-like yields the protein MIMPQVPANSGETALHFTSDTTTMADYANRRDTIVKETNNNAIYATSVEDVELAEHNVNCFAYEGYKVDSTTSSPIQENPNFESRPMRQRSTASRRSSGVGHGGEEVVFCSTNAAFKRTSTLLGMKTKSRLSDQPDFNLRTSGSGNGVGDIDEDDLLIDDDLPDEYKKLRYSKWTLLQLISLILIVGCLACTLAIPRFRNKDLYDLDWWKWEVMLLVVICGRLVSRWVIRILVFFLERRFLLRKRVLYFVYGLKKAVQNCIWLTLVLIGWQCIFDKKVKRMSYGKKVLPRVTAIWICLLVGTLVWLLKTLLIEVLALNFHVSKYFDRIQDSLFNQFVIETLSGPVVIGIQKQYGEDDWGMEDIEKLENIGTPRSRIAMVGKTEVTVPKNSDKYNGIRIDQLHRLNQNNISAWNMNRMMNAINTSMLTTVDEQFQDATSDEDETFMHITSDNEAKVAAKKIFCNVVEPRSKYIYLEDLMRFFPEDEALKLIRLFDEASETKGISKQALKNWVVNVFRERRALALSLKDTKTAVDKLHQMLNAVVGIVIIVISLLILKVATSQFFIFLSSQLVLVAFVFGNTCKTMFEAIIFLFIVHPFDVGDRCEIDGVQMIVEEMIILTTIFLRYDNQKISYPNSVLSTMPIANYNRSPDMGEAIDFCIHVSTPAEKVAKMKEMITSYVEKKSNHWQPRPVIVVRDVEDLNRLKMSIWLSHRMNFQDMGERWKRRALLMEEMIKIFKDLDIEYRMLPLDINVRYMPELTSNRFPSNWAACAT from the exons ATGATCATGCCACAGGTTCCAGCAAACTCCGGCGAAACCGCTCTTCATTTTACATCAGATACCACTACCATGGCGGACTACGCTAATCGCCGCGATACCATAGTGAAGGAAACAAATAATAATGCCATTTACGCCACGTCTGTTGAAGATGTAGAGCTAGCTGAACACAACGTGAATTGTTTTGCATATGAAG GGTACAAGGTTGATTCCACAACGTCATCTCCGATCCAGGAAAATCCTAACTTCGAGTCACGACCTATGCGACAGAGGTCTACTGCTAGCAGGCGCAGCTCTGGCGTGGGTCATGGTGGAGAAGAAGTGGTGTTTTGTTCAACGAATGCCGCATTTAAGAGAACCTCGACTTTGTTGGGGATGAAAACAAAATCTAGGTTATCTGATCAGCCGGATTTTAATCTGAGGACGTCGGGATCAGGGAATGGAGTTGGTGATATCGATGAAGATGATTTGTTGATAGATGATGATTTGCCAGATGAGTACAAGAAGTTAAGGTATAGCAAATGGACTTTACTTCAATTAATCAGTTTGATACTGATAGTTGGTTGTTTAGCTTGCACACTAGCAATCCCAAGGTTCAGAAACAAAGATTTGTATGATCTTGATTGGTGGAAATGGGAGGTTATGCTGCTAGTTGTGATATGTGGGAGATTGGTTTCTAGATGGGTGATTAGGATCTTGGTGTTCTTCTTAGAACGAAGGTTCTTGTTACGAAAACGAGTTCTTTATTTTGTTTACGGGTTAAAAAAGGCAGTCCAAAACTGTATTTGGTTAACTTTGGTCTTGATCGGGTGGCAATGTATATTCGATAAAAAGGTGAAGCGGATGTCATATGGGAAGAAGGTTTTGCCACGTGTAACCGCGATTTGGATCTGTCTTTTGGTGGGGACTCTTGTTTGGTTACTAAAAACTTTGTTGATTGAAGTTCTTGCTTTGAATTTCCATGTGAGCAAGTATTTTGATCGGATTCAAGACTCTTTGTTTAACCAATTTGTGATCGAAACACTCTCAGGCCCGGTTGTGATTGGGATTCAGAAACAATACGGAGAGGATGATTGGGGGATGGAAGATATAGAGAAGCTTGAGAATATTGGAACACCGAGATCTAGAATTGCGATGGTTGGTAAAACAGAAGTTACCGTTCCTAAGAACAGTGACAAATACAATGGGATTAGGATTGATCAGTTGCATAGGCTGAATCAGAATAATATATCTGCTTGGAATATGAACAGGATGATGAATGCTATAAACACGAGTATGTTAACCACAGTTGATGAACAATTTCAAGATGCAACCAGCGATGAAGATGAGACCTTTATGCATATAACTAGCGATAACGAGGCTAAAGTTGCAGCCAAGAAAATATTTTGCAACGTGGTAGAGCCGCGCTCCAA GTACATTTATCTTGAGGATTTGATGCGGTTTTTTCCTGAAGATGAAGCTTTGAAGCTGATTAGACTCTTTGATGAAGCAAGTGAGACAAAAGGAATTAGCAAACAAGCTCTCAAAAATTGGGTG GTAAATGTATTTAGAGAGCGTAGAGCTCTTGCACTATCACTCAAAGACACAAAAACAGCTGTGGACAAGCTCCATCAGATGTTGAATGCCGTTGTAGGAATCGTAATAATCGTGATTTCACTTCTTATCCTTAAAGTGGCGACATCCCAGTTTTTCATATTTTTAAGCTCACAACTAGTTTTGGTAGCATTTGTGTTTGGAAACACGTGCAAAACAATGTTCGAGGCCATCATCTTTTTGTTCATAGTGCATCCGTTTGATGTTGGTGATCGTTGCGAGATCGATGGCGTCCAG ATGATAGTTGAAGAGATGATTATATTAACAACGATCTTCTTGAGGTACGATAATCAGAAGATATCATATCCAAATAGTGTGCTTTCGACTATGCCTATCGCTAATTACAACCGTAGTCCCGACATGGGGGAGGCTATTGATTTTTGCATCCATGTATCAACTCCTGCTGAAAAGGTTGCCAAAATGAAGGAAATGATAACAAG CTATGTGGAAAAGAAAAGCAACCATTGGCAACCTCGGCCCGTGATCGTAGTGAGGGATGTTGAGGACTTGAATAGACTCAAAATGTCAATATGGCTTTCGCATAGAATGAATTTCCAAGACATGGGTGAAAGATGGAAAAGGAGAGCTCTTCTAATGGAGGAGATGATCAAGATTTTCAAAGATCTTGATATTGAGTATCGTATGCTCCCACTAGACATCAATGTCCGCTATATGCCCGAGTTAACTTCAAACCGATTTCCATCAAATTGGGCTGCTTGTGCTACATGA
- the LOC110869629 gene encoding uncharacterized mitochondrial protein AtMg01250-like, which produces MREMGFPDLWCRWILGVSGSARSSILVNGAPTFEFQCGKGIRQGDPLSPFLFLIVMEAFSCLLVKAVTGGMLQGIQMPNGGLLISHLLYADDAIILGERSDANILNVVRILRVFYMCSGLKINLCKSKLYGLGMDMDEVKNKAMVVGCKAESTPFKYLGLMVGANMN; this is translated from the coding sequence ATGAGGGAAATGGGGTTCCCAGACCTGTGGTGTAGGTGGATCTTAGGAGTTTCAGGTTCGGCGAGGTCTTCGATCTTAGTCAATGGCGCCCCTACCTTCGAATTTCAATGTGGTAAAGGTATAAGACAAGGTGACCCACTTTCCCCTTTTCTATTTCTAATTGTTATGGAAGCTTTTTCTTGTTTGTTGGTTAAAGCTGTTACTGGGGGTATGCTGCAAGGAATTCAAATGCCTAACGGTGGCCTGTTGATTTCTCATCTTTTGTATGCGGATGATGCCATTATCCTTGGAGAAAGGTCAGATGCTAATATTTTAAACGTGGTACGAATTCTTCGGGTGTTTTATATGTGTTCAGGTTTGAAGATAAATCTATGTAAGTCAAAACTTTATGGTCTTGGAATGGATATGGATGAAGTGAAAAATAAGGCTATGGTGGTTGGCTGTAAGGCAGAGAGCACTCCTTTTAAGTATCTTGGTTTGATGGTTGGGGCTAATATGAATTGA